Part of the Cyanobacterium sp. T60_A2020_053 genome is shown below.
ATCGTGGTTAAACTATTAGGCTGAGATGGATCAGAATTTGGTGGCGAGATTAATTCAAACCCTAAATCCTTCACCAAAGAACTACATAATCCCCTATCATTATCAGAAACAAACTCTTGCACCCCTGTAGCCCTTAACAACAGCATTTTGGGGAATTTATTGACAACGGGCGCAAATTCTATTTTTGCCTCCGCAATTTTCTTCTCATTGATCTCTAATATCTCTTGTGCTTGAGTTTCACGATTAACCCCTTGAGCGATCGCCTTCATTGTTTCTTCCGGTTGCGCCCAATCCCCTATAATCGTTGGTGCAATTTTCGATAAATTTTCATACTGTTGAGCATTATTACTTTCAATACCTAAAATCAAGTCAGGTTTAACCTTTAAAATACTTTCCAAATTAGGACTATAAGCAAGACCAACATTAATCATTGAACCATTGATATAGTTTCCCAGATAAGGCATTTGTTGAGCCGGATTGGTATAATCTTGGCTAGAAAAATTAACTTGATCTGCAAAAGCTACAGGTTGAATTTCTAAGGCAACAAGATGTTCTAAAACGTTAGGACCTAATGCTATAATTCGTTTTGGTTCGCCACATACTTTAGTTGTACCCATTTTATGGCTAATTTCACGGCAATCATCAATATTATTATCAGAGATAGAATTATCAATACTTTTATTACAAGAAAATAATAAAAAGCTGATTATTATTACTAAAAAATACTTAAAATCTTTCAGATAAATCATTTTAATTTTGATAAAAAAATGTCATTTGTTAGTCGCTTTAGCAGACTTTTGCTATTAGCTTTGTAAATTTATTGCAAAGGGACTTATTGTAAAAAATCATTACCGGACAATGAAATAAATTTCATTACCAAAAAAGTGAGTTATATCAAGTTCGGATAATTCGTTATAAATAGGTTATATCTTCGCATTTTACCCACCGTGTAATGAATTACACGGCTAGTAGTATCTCGTTCAATAAATTGAACTAAGATTGTTTTTAATTGATTTGTAACTGATCGCGCAGCGGCAGCCTTCGGCTGATCAAGCGGACCTGATATTAATTCCGACTAAAGTTATGAAAAACTATCAATTCGCAGTATGTTTAACTTATCAAAAGTTACTTTTTGGTGAAAATCCTTGATTTATAAGCATTTTACCTGCCACCTCCCCTCCTGCCACTTATTTTTCTCTAATTGAGTTACCCGTAGAGGTTAAAAAATCTCTTTTAGCAGTAGCTTAAAATTTGACAGAAACTGAACCAATTACAGAAAAAGGTTGCCCCGGAGAATTACCAAATAAACGAGCATTGTTGGTACTGCTAATATATTCAGTGTTAAATAAATTATTGATGTTTAAACCCACACGCCAATCATTTTTTTCATAAAAAATTGCCATATTAGTGATAAAGTAACCATCAACATAAAAACTGTT
Proteins encoded:
- a CDS encoding iron-siderophore ABC transporter substrate-binding protein — protein: MKDFKYFLVIIISFLLFSCNKSIDNSISDNNIDDCREISHKMGTTKVCGEPKRIIALGPNVLEHLVALEIQPVAFADQVNFSSQDYTNPAQQMPYLGNYINGSMINVGLAYSPNLESILKVKPDLILGIESNNAQQYENLSKIAPTIIGDWAQPEETMKAIAQGVNRETQAQEILEINEKKIAEAKIEFAPVVNKFPKMLLLRATGVQEFVSDNDRGLCSSLVKDLGFELISPPNSDPSQPNSLTTISLEVLPQLEKADLILLLGYDFTRLETLKDMDNFGQHQVTNLQQEWSKNAITQSLQASQEGNVFYLPAYLCFGLTGAIGTELYLQELKQQLLPSVGLAIA